One window from the genome of Gemmatimonadaceae bacterium encodes:
- a CDS encoding cation transporter translates to MSPAHDHGPDDEHGHDHAHPHSHAHSHLHLEGGGDPALQRRLRWALALTFLFLVAEVVGGFLANSLALLADAGHMLTDVAALALSLFVAWFSRQPAAPEKTYGYLRWEILAALLNGATLLVVSGFIIVEAFGRLRAPEPVATGLMLAVALGGLLVNALCAWILQPLHQHSLNARGAYLHVLGDLLGSVGTVVAGVLIRFTGWQAADPIASIVVTLLVVRSSWRLVRESVDVLLESTPSHISLGAVRQTLAGVDGVSGVHDLHVWTVTSGMVAMSAHAIVPSDVDHQRVLRDAMRAMHDFGIHHCTVQIESEPMCENAHP, encoded by the coding sequence ATGAGTCCAGCGCACGACCACGGTCCTGACGACGAGCACGGGCACGACCACGCCCACCCCCACTCGCACGCCCACTCCCACCTGCACCTGGAGGGCGGGGGCGACCCTGCGCTGCAACGCCGGTTGCGGTGGGCGCTCGCGCTCACCTTCCTCTTCCTGGTGGCGGAGGTCGTCGGCGGCTTCCTCGCCAACTCGCTGGCGCTCCTGGCCGACGCCGGGCACATGCTCACCGACGTGGCGGCGCTGGCGCTCTCGCTCTTCGTCGCCTGGTTCTCGCGCCAGCCCGCGGCCCCCGAAAAGACGTATGGCTACCTGCGCTGGGAGATCCTGGCCGCCCTGCTCAACGGCGCCACGCTCCTCGTCGTCTCCGGCTTCATCATCGTCGAGGCGTTCGGGCGGCTGCGCGCCCCCGAGCCGGTGGCGACCGGGCTCATGCTCGCGGTCGCCCTGGGCGGCCTCCTGGTCAACGCCCTCTGCGCGTGGATCCTGCAGCCGCTGCACCAGCACTCGCTCAATGCGCGCGGCGCCTACCTGCACGTCCTGGGCGACCTGCTGGGCTCCGTGGGGACGGTCGTCGCCGGAGTCCTGATTCGGTTCACGGGATGGCAGGCGGCCGACCCCATCGCCTCGATCGTCGTCACGCTCCTCGTGGTGCGTTCCTCGTGGCGCCTGGTGCGCGAGAGCGTGGACGTCCTGCTGGAGTCGACCCCTTCGCACATCTCACTGGGGGCGGTGCGGCAGACGCTGGCCGGGGTGGATGGCGTGTCGGGGGTGCACGACCTGCACGTCTGGACCGTGACATCGGGGATGGTGGCCATGAGCGCGCACGCCATTGTCCCGAGCGACGTCGATCATCAGCGCGTCCTGCGCGACGCCATGCGGGCCATGCACGACTTCGGCATCCATCACTGCACGGTGCAGATCGAGAGTGAGCCGATGTGCGAGAACGCGCACCCCTAG